The Streptomyces sp. NBC_00224 genome has a window encoding:
- a CDS encoding bifunctional salicylyl-CoA 5-hydroxylase/oxidoreductase, whose protein sequence is MPGHGDSGPDPAERPLRIAVIGGGPGGLYAAALLKRLRPEREITVWERNAPDNTFGFGVVLSDETLGGIEHADPVVYEALKAEFVRWDDIDIVHRGRTLTSGGHGFAALGRRRLLEILHQRCRALGVGLRFRTEAPPAAELATGYDLVIAADGVHSATREAHAEHFAPRVTGHRCRYIWLAADFAFDSFRFEIAETEHGVMQLHGYPFAADSSTVIVEMREEVWRAAGFDELDEQGSVDRCAKIFADALGNRPLRSNNSSWTVFRTVVNAHWSYGNTVLLGDAAHTAHFSIGSGTKLAVEDALALAACVEEQPTLPAALAAYELERRPIVESTQRAAAASLRWFEELALYLDQPPRQFAFNLLTRSRRVTHDNLRLRDSGFTGAVERDFPCPSGTPPMFTPFRLRGLELRNRVVVSPMDMYRAVDGLPGDFHLVHLGARALGGAGLVMTEMVCVSAEGRITPGCTGLYTPEQAAAWHRIVDFVHRQAPGTAIGIQLGHSGRKGSTKLMWEGIDEPLDDGNWPLAAASPLPYRPGVNQVPHALDRAGLTDIREQFAAAAWRAARCDFDLLELHCAHGYLLSGFLSPLTNQRTDSYGGSLANRLRFPLEVFDALRGIWPDDRPMTVRISATDWAPGGTTAEESVEIARAFAAHGADAIDVSTGQVVAQERPEFGRSYQTPYADRIRNTLGVPVIAVGAISSWDDVNSLLLAGRADLCALARPHLYDPHWTLHAAAEQGYSGPGAPWPPPYRAGSRRPPTGRTDAPRPRLSLK, encoded by the coding sequence GTGCCCGGGCACGGCGACAGCGGCCCCGACCCCGCCGAGCGACCGCTGCGGATCGCGGTCATCGGCGGCGGCCCCGGCGGGCTGTACGCCGCCGCACTGCTCAAACGGCTGCGCCCCGAACGCGAGATCACCGTCTGGGAGCGCAACGCCCCCGACAACACGTTCGGCTTCGGAGTCGTCCTCTCCGACGAGACCCTCGGCGGGATCGAGCACGCCGACCCCGTGGTGTACGAGGCGCTGAAGGCCGAGTTCGTCCGGTGGGACGACATCGACATCGTCCACCGGGGCCGCACCCTCACCTCCGGCGGGCACGGCTTCGCCGCGCTCGGCCGGCGCAGGCTCCTGGAGATCCTGCACCAGCGCTGCCGCGCGCTCGGCGTGGGACTGCGCTTCCGCACCGAGGCGCCGCCCGCCGCCGAACTCGCCACCGGCTACGACCTGGTCATCGCGGCCGACGGCGTGCACAGCGCCACCCGCGAGGCGCACGCCGAACACTTCGCGCCCCGCGTCACCGGCCACCGCTGCCGCTACATCTGGCTGGCCGCCGACTTCGCCTTCGACTCCTTCCGCTTCGAGATCGCCGAGACCGAGCACGGCGTGATGCAACTGCACGGCTATCCGTTCGCCGCCGACTCCTCCACCGTCATCGTCGAGATGCGCGAAGAGGTCTGGCGGGCGGCCGGGTTCGACGAGCTCGACGAGCAGGGGTCGGTCGACCGCTGCGCCAAGATCTTCGCGGACGCCCTGGGCAACCGGCCGCTGCGGAGCAACAACTCCTCCTGGACCGTTTTCCGTACCGTCGTCAACGCGCACTGGTCGTACGGCAACACCGTCCTGCTCGGCGACGCCGCCCACACCGCGCACTTCTCCATCGGCTCCGGCACCAAGCTCGCCGTCGAGGACGCCCTCGCCCTGGCCGCCTGCGTCGAGGAGCAGCCCACCCTGCCGGCCGCCCTGGCCGCGTACGAGCTGGAGCGCAGACCGATCGTCGAGTCCACCCAGCGCGCTGCCGCCGCCAGTCTGCGCTGGTTCGAGGAGCTGGCGCTCTACCTCGACCAGCCGCCCCGGCAGTTCGCCTTCAACCTGCTCACCCGCAGCCGCCGGGTCACCCACGACAACCTGCGGCTGCGCGACTCCGGCTTCACCGGCGCGGTCGAGCGCGACTTCCCCTGCCCCTCCGGCACTCCTCCGATGTTCACCCCCTTCCGGCTGCGCGGGCTCGAACTGCGCAACCGTGTCGTCGTCTCTCCCATGGACATGTACCGCGCCGTGGACGGTCTCCCCGGCGACTTCCACCTCGTCCACCTCGGTGCCCGGGCCCTCGGTGGCGCGGGCCTGGTCATGACGGAGATGGTGTGCGTGAGCGCGGAGGGCCGCATCACGCCGGGATGCACCGGTCTCTACACCCCCGAGCAGGCCGCGGCCTGGCACCGGATCGTCGACTTCGTGCACCGGCAGGCCCCCGGCACCGCCATCGGCATCCAGCTCGGCCACTCCGGGCGCAAGGGCTCGACCAAGCTGATGTGGGAAGGCATCGACGAACCGCTCGACGACGGCAACTGGCCCCTCGCCGCCGCCTCACCGCTCCCTTACCGCCCCGGTGTCAACCAGGTCCCGCACGCGCTCGACCGCGCGGGGCTGACCGACATCCGCGAGCAGTTCGCCGCGGCGGCCTGGCGGGCCGCCCGCTGCGACTTCGACCTGCTCGAACTCCACTGCGCCCACGGCTACTTGCTCTCCGGATTCCTGTCCCCTCTCACCAATCAACGCACGGACTCCTACGGTGGTTCCCTCGCCAACCGGCTGCGTTTCCCGCTGGAGGTGTTCGACGCGCTGCGGGGCATCTGGCCCGACGACCGGCCCATGACCGTCCGTATCTCCGCGACCGACTGGGCGCCGGGCGGCACCACCGCCGAGGAGTCCGTCGAGATCGCCCGTGCGTTCGCCGCGCACGGCGCCGACGCCATCGACGTGTCCACCGGGCAGGTCGTCGCACAGGAGCGGCCCGAGTTCGGCCGCTCGTACCAGACGCCGTACGCCGACCGCATCCGCAACACGCTCGGCGTGCCCGTCATCGCGGTCGGGGCGATCTCGTCCTGGGACGACGTGAACTCGCTGCTGCTCGCGGGCCGGGCCGACCTCTGCGCCCTCGCCCGGCCCCATCTCTACGATCCGCACTGGACCCTGCACGCGGCCGCCGAGCAGGGCTACTCCGGCCCCGGGGCGCCCTGGCCGCCGCCGTACCGGGCGGGCAGCCGCAGGCCTCCGACCGGGCGCACGGACGCGCCCAGACCGCGGCTCAGCCTGAAGTGA
- a CDS encoding tellurite resistance TerB family protein, whose protein sequence is MALWDRFKESASTMQTQLLAKKNDLKSGAFRDASMAMCALVAAADGTVDPSERRRVAQLISTNEVLQNFAADDLQRRFDDYLNKLAADFDFGKVSVLQEVAKAKKKPAEARAVIQIGIVIGGADGDFDKTEQAVVREACYALDLAPTEFDL, encoded by the coding sequence ATGGCCCTGTGGGACCGCTTCAAGGAGTCCGCGTCGACCATGCAGACGCAGCTGCTCGCCAAGAAGAACGACCTGAAGAGCGGTGCGTTCCGGGATGCCAGCATGGCGATGTGCGCCCTGGTCGCCGCGGCCGACGGCACCGTCGACCCGTCCGAGCGGCGCCGCGTCGCGCAGCTCATCTCCACCAATGAGGTGCTGCAGAACTTCGCGGCCGACGACCTCCAGCGCCGCTTCGACGACTATCTGAACAAGCTCGCCGCCGACTTCGACTTCGGCAAGGTCAGTGTGTTGCAGGAGGTCGCCAAGGCGAAGAAGAAGCCCGCCGAGGCGCGCGCGGTGATCCAGATAGGCATCGTCATCGGCGGCGCCGACGGCGACTTCGACAAGACGGAGCAGGCCGTCGTGCGCGAGGCCTGCTACGCGCTGGACCTGGCGCCGACCGAATTCGACCTGTAG